In the genome of Serratia symbiotica (Periphyllus acericola), one region contains:
- the minC gene encoding septum site-determining protein MinC codes for MSQSPIELKGSSFTLSVVRLYTSEPEVIHQALLEKVEQAPSFLNNAPVVINVATLDSDANWTELQQAVEAAGLRVVGVSGCRVERQKQAIMQAGLPILNEGKSQKMDARDTVEENPPTKARIIDTPVRSGQQIYARNSDLIVASSVSAGAELIADGNIHIYGMMRGRALAGASGDTQCQIFCMHLGAELVSIAGQYWLSDQIPLDYLGQAVQFSLFDNALTIQRLK; via the coding sequence ATGTCACAATCGCCAATTGAGCTAAAAGGCAGCAGTTTTACCCTATCGGTTGTTCGTTTGTACACTTCAGAACCCGAGGTAATACATCAAGCGTTACTGGAAAAAGTGGAGCAAGCGCCCAGCTTTTTGAATAACGCACCTGTTGTTATTAACGTTGCAACGCTGGATAGCGATGCGAACTGGACAGAACTTCAGCAGGCTGTCGAGGCAGCAGGTTTGCGCGTGGTTGGCGTCAGCGGTTGCCGAGTTGAGCGACAAAAGCAGGCGATAATGCAGGCCGGGCTGCCAATACTTAACGAAGGCAAAAGCCAGAAGATGGACGCGCGAGACACAGTGGAGGAAAATCCCCCCACCAAGGCACGTATCATCGATACGCCGGTACGCTCCGGCCAACAGATTTATGCCCGAAATAGCGATCTGATCGTTGCCAGCAGCGTCAGCGCTGGTGCTGAGCTGATTGCCGATGGCAATATTCACATCTACGGCATGATGCGTGGTCGTGCTCTGGCTGGTGCATCTGGCGATACCCAGTGCCAGATTTTTTGCATGCACCTGGGGGCTGAGCTAGTCTCTATCGCAGGGCAGTACTGGTTGAGCGACCAGATCCCGTTAGATTACCTTGGGCAGGCAGTACAGTTTAGCCTGTTCGATAACGCTTTAACCATACAACGTCTAAAATAA
- the minD gene encoding septum site-determining protein MinD, translating into MARIIVVTSGKGGVGKTTSSAAIATGLAQKGKKTVVIDFDIGLRNLDLIMGCERRVVYDFVNVIQGDATLNQALIKDKRTENLYILPASQTRDKDALTREGVEKILNDLGKMDFDFVVCDSPAGIETGALMALYFADEAIITTNPEVSSVRDSDRILGILSSKSRRAEKGESPIKEHLLLTRYNPGRVSSGDMLSMEDVLEILCIPLLGVIPEDQSVLRASNQGEPVILDAESDAGKAYDDTVRRLLGEDRPYRFIEEEKKGFLKRLFGG; encoded by the coding sequence ATGGCACGCATTATTGTTGTTACATCGGGTAAGGGAGGGGTTGGTAAGACCACCTCAAGCGCGGCCATTGCTACCGGCCTCGCCCAGAAAGGCAAGAAAACCGTGGTGATCGATTTTGATATCGGCTTGCGTAACCTTGACCTGATCATGGGTTGCGAACGTCGGGTAGTGTATGATTTCGTTAACGTCATTCAAGGTGATGCCACGCTGAACCAAGCGTTAATCAAGGATAAACGCACTGAAAATCTTTATATCCTACCGGCGTCACAAACACGCGACAAAGACGCACTGACCCGTGAAGGCGTTGAAAAAATCCTCAACGATTTAGGTAAAATGGATTTTGACTTTGTGGTCTGTGATTCGCCAGCTGGCATAGAAACTGGCGCACTGATGGCGCTTTATTTCGCTGATGAAGCGATCATTACCACCAACCCGGAAGTGTCCTCCGTCCGCGATTCTGATCGTATCCTGGGCATTCTGTCTTCCAAATCCCGTCGCGCTGAAAAAGGCGAATCGCCGATCAAGGAACACCTGTTGCTCACCCGCTACAACCCTGGGCGCGTTAGCAGTGGCGACATGCTGAGCATGGAAGACGTGCTGGAGATCTTGTGTATTCCACTGCTGGGCGTAATCCCCGAAGACCAGTCCGTGCTGCGCGCGTCTAACCAAGGCGAACCGGTTATCCTGGATGCCGAATCAGATGCTGGTAAAGCCTATGACGACACCGTTAGACGCTTGTTAGGAGAAGACCGTCCGTACCGCTTCATTGAAGAAGAGAAAAAGGGTTTCCTTAAACGCCTTTTTGGGGGATAA
- the minE gene encoding cell division topological specificity factor MinE gives MALLDFFLSRKKQTANIAKERLQIIVAERRRGDSEPPYLPDLKRDILAVIYKYIQIDPEMLHVQFEQKDHDISVLELNVTLPEPEDTGK, from the coding sequence ATGGCCTTATTAGACTTCTTTCTATCCCGCAAAAAACAGACGGCCAATATTGCTAAGGAGCGGCTACAGATTATCGTCGCAGAGCGCCGTCGCGGAGACAGCGAACCTCCATACCTGCCTGATTTGAAGCGCGATATTCTGGCAGTGATTTACAAATATATTCAGATCGATCCTGAAATGCTGCATGTGCAGTTTGAGCAGAAAGACCATGATATTTCGGTGCTTGAACTCAACGTAACATTGCCGGAGCCGGAAGACACAGGTAAATGA
- a CDS encoding YcgN family cysteine cluster protein → MSLLPFWQQKTLEEMSEQQWESLCDGCGQCCLNKLLDEDTDEIYFTNVACNQLNIKSCQCSNYAHRFESEEDCIKLTRENLTTFDWLPSTCAYRLIGEGKPLFPWHPLISGSKAAMHGERITVRYIAVPESEVVDWQDHILNKQGWAR, encoded by the coding sequence ATGTCACTACTCCCTTTTTGGCAACAGAAAACCTTGGAGGAAATGTCAGAACAACAGTGGGAATCGCTATGCGATGGCTGTGGGCAATGCTGCCTGAATAAGCTGCTTGACGAAGATACCGACGAGATTTATTTCACCAACGTGGCTTGCAATCAGCTCAATATCAAATCCTGCCAGTGCAGTAACTACGCGCACCGCTTCGAGTCGGAAGAAGATTGTATCAAACTGACGCGTGAAAATCTCACCACCTTTGACTGGTTGCCGTCAACCTGCGCTTACCGCCTGATCGGCGAAGGTAAACCGCTATTCCCGTGGCACCCGCTCATCAGTGGCTCTAAGGCGGCAATGCACGGCGAGCGCATTACGGTACGCTATATTGCAGTACCCGAGAGCGAGGTGGTTGATTGGCAAGATCATATTTTGAATAAGCAAGGCTGGGCAAGGTGA
- the dsbB gene encoding disulfide bond formation protein DsbB: MLQFFKHCSQGRVAWLLMAIAALLLELAVLYFQHVMLLQPCVMCIYERCALFGILGAALVGAFAPKSPLRYLAILLWIYSAWQGVQMAWKHTMIQLHPSPSSTCDFFVTFPSWLLLDKLLPAVFYASGDCAAHQWSFLTLTMPQWLVCIFAVCLVVAVMMLLAQFVRTCRRDLFGR, from the coding sequence ATGTTGCAATTCTTTAAACACTGCTCACAAGGCCGTGTGGCTTGGCTGCTGATGGCTATCGCCGCACTGCTGCTGGAATTAGCCGTGCTCTATTTCCAGCACGTTATGCTGCTGCAACCCTGTGTGATGTGCATCTACGAGCGTTGCGCGCTATTTGGTATTCTTGGCGCAGCGCTAGTCGGCGCTTTCGCCCCGAAATCGCCACTGCGCTATTTGGCGATCCTGCTGTGGATCTACAGCGCTTGGCAAGGGGTACAGATGGCGTGGAAGCACACCATGATCCAACTGCATCCGTCACCGTCGAGTACCTGTGATTTCTTCGTTACCTTTCCATCCTGGTTGCTATTGGATAAATTGCTGCCAGCGGTGTTCTACGCTTCCGGCGACTGTGCCGCTCACCAGTGGTCATTCCTGACATTGACGATGCCACAATGGCTTGTCTGTATCTTCGCCGTTTGTCTGGTGGTTGCGGTGATGATGCTGCTTGCGCAGTTTGTTCGCACATGCCGCCGCGATCTGTTTGGCCGTTAA
- the zwf gene encoding glucose-6-phosphate dehydrogenase, which yields MAVTSTSQACDLVTFGAKGDLARRKLLPSLYQLEKAGYIHPDTRIIGVGRADWDRKAYTEVVKEALDTFMQEKLDDKIWAALSARLDFCNLDVNDSKNFTKLGHMLDQKHRTTINYFAMPPSTFGAICQGLGKTKLNQESARVVMEKPLGTDLASCRVINDQVAEYFNESQVYRIDHYLGKETVLNLLALRFANSLFASNWDNRTINSVQITVAEEVGIKGRWGYFDQAGQMRDMIQNHLLQILTMIAMSPPVDLSADRIRDEKVKVLRSLRPIDQTNVHETTVRGQYTAGFVHGKKVPGYLEEEGANKNSHTETFVSIRVDIDNWRWAGVPFYLRTGKRLPTKCSEVVVYFKNPPLNLFSDSYQQLPQNKLTIRLQPDEGIEIQVLNKLPGLDHKHRLQTSKLDLSFSETFNQEHVADAYERLLLESMRGIQALFVRRDEVEEAWKWVDSIMNAWKEDNEAPKPYQAGTWGPIASVAMITRDGRSWNEFQ from the coding sequence ATGGCGGTAACTTCTACATCCCAAGCCTGTGACTTGGTTACTTTTGGCGCGAAAGGCGATTTGGCACGTCGTAAGCTGCTGCCTTCCCTATACCAGTTGGAGAAAGCCGGGTACATCCACCCGGATACACGGATTATCGGCGTTGGCCGTGCCGATTGGGATAGAAAAGCCTACACTGAGGTGGTGAAAGAAGCCCTTGACACCTTTATGCAGGAAAAACTGGATGATAAAATCTGGGCCGCGCTGAGCGCACGCTTGGACTTCTGCAACCTTGATGTGAACGACAGTAAGAATTTTACCAAGCTAGGTCACATGCTGGATCAAAAGCATCGTACCACCATCAACTATTTTGCTATGCCGCCAAGTACTTTCGGTGCGATTTGCCAAGGGCTAGGTAAAACCAAACTGAATCAGGAGTCGGCGCGTGTGGTGATGGAAAAGCCGCTGGGCACCGACCTGGCGTCCTGTCGCGTGATCAACGATCAAGTTGCGGAGTACTTCAATGAATCACAGGTCTATCGTATCGACCACTATCTTGGCAAAGAAACAGTATTGAACCTGCTGGCGTTGCGGTTTGCCAACTCGTTGTTCGCTTCTAACTGGGACAACCGCACTATCAATTCCGTGCAAATCACCGTGGCGGAAGAAGTGGGTATTAAAGGGCGATGGGGCTACTTTGACCAGGCTGGCCAGATGCGCGACATGATCCAGAACCACTTGCTGCAAATCTTGACCATGATCGCTATGTCGCCTCCGGTAGATTTGTCGGCTGACCGCATCCGCGATGAGAAGGTGAAGGTACTGCGTTCGCTGCGCCCTATTGATCAGACCAATGTGCATGAAACCACTGTGCGCGGGCAGTACACCGCTGGCTTCGTTCATGGCAAAAAGGTACCGGGCTATCTGGAAGAGGAGGGGGCGAACAAAAACAGCCACACTGAAACCTTCGTCTCAATCCGCGTGGATATCGATAACTGGCGGTGGGCTGGGGTGCCGTTCTACCTACGTACCGGTAAACGCCTGCCGACCAAATGTTCAGAAGTGGTGGTGTACTTCAAAAACCCACCGCTCAACTTGTTCAGCGATTCTTATCAGCAACTGCCGCAGAACAAGTTAACCATTCGCCTTCAACCGGATGAAGGCATTGAGATCCAGGTGCTGAATAAATTACCTGGGCTGGATCATAAGCACCGTCTGCAAACCAGCAAGTTGGATTTGAGCTTCTCTGAGACATTCAATCAGGAACACGTAGCGGATGCCTATGAGCGCTTGCTGCTAGAAAGCATGCGTGGCATTCAAGCGCTGTTTGTACGCCGTGACGAAGTGGAAGAAGCTTGGAAGTGGGTTGACTCTATCATGAATGCCTGGAAGGAGGACAACGAGGCACCTAAGCCATATCAGGCTGGCACTTGGGGTCCCATAGCCTCGGTGGCGATGATTACCCGCGATGGCCGTTCCTGGAACGAGTTCCAATAA
- a CDS encoding Rid family hydrolase yields the protein MNIERIDPDTLWSEAVVHHDTPYYTSVPENLDEDATAQTASTLTTIDLLLAPVGSDKIRILDTTIFLADAADFAAINAAWDAWVVAGNAPVRCTVQAQLMNPKYKVEIKIIAAL from the coding sequence ATGAACATCGAACGAATTGATCCCGATACTCTCTGGTCCGAAGCCGTAGTACACCATGATACCCCCTACTACACCAGCGTACCGGAAAATCTGGATGAAGACGCTACTGCGCAAACCGCTAGCACGCTGACCACCATAGACCTACTGTTGGCACCGGTCGGTTCGGACAAGATCCGCATTCTGGACACCACCATTTTCCTGGCCGATGCTGCCGATTTTGCCGCCATTAACGCCGCCTGGGATGCCTGGGTGGTCGCTGGCAATGCGCCGGTGCGCTGCACCGTGCAGGCACAATTGATGAACCCGAAGTACAAGGTTGAAATCAAGATTATCGCGGCACTGTAA
- the tsaB gene encoding tRNA (adenosine(37)-N6)-threonylcarbamoyltransferase complex dimerization subunit type 1 TsaB, translated as MKTRILAIDTSTEACSVAIWNQGEILALFELRPREHTQRILPMVQQVLEDGGLVLSQLDVLAFGRGPGSFTGVRIGIGIAQGLALGAVLPMLGISTLQTMAQGAWRVSRAERVLAAIDARMGEVYWGQFERQQDGRWHESEGEGVLSPAEALERAHGLHGDWACVGTGWQTYPDLVSGSALSVRDGQILLPQAEDMLPLALLAWQQGLEVAVENAEPTYLRNEATWKKRPGRP; from the coding sequence ATGAAAACGCGAATTTTAGCGATCGATACATCGACGGAAGCCTGTTCCGTCGCCATCTGGAATCAAGGTGAAATCCTGGCCTTGTTTGAGTTACGCCCACGTGAGCATACGCAACGTATTTTACCTATGGTGCAGCAGGTACTGGAGGATGGCGGCCTGGTACTTAGCCAGCTTGATGTATTGGCTTTTGGCCGCGGCCCAGGCAGTTTTACCGGTGTACGTATCGGCATTGGTATCGCTCAGGGGCTGGCGCTGGGTGCCGTTCTGCCGATGCTGGGTATTTCCACCTTGCAAACCATGGCACAGGGGGCTTGGCGGGTCAGCCGTGCTGAGCGTGTACTAGCGGCGATCGACGCCCGGATGGGGGAAGTCTACTGGGGGCAATTCGAGCGTCAGCAGGATGGCCGTTGGCATGAAAGCGAAGGAGAGGGGGTGCTTTCCCCCGCTGAGGCATTGGAGCGCGCTCACGGACTGCATGGCGACTGGGCTTGTGTTGGCACTGGTTGGCAAACATATCCGGATTTGGTCAGCGGGTCTGCGTTGAGCGTACGTGATGGACAAATTCTGTTGCCCCAGGCAGAAGACATGCTGCCGCTAGCGTTACTGGCTTGGCAACAGGGTCTGGAGGTGGCAGTGGAAAACGCCGAACCAACCTACTTGCGTAATGAAGCTACCTGGAAGAAACGGCCTGGTCGCCCATAG